Proteins encoded in a region of the Mycolicibacterium neoaurum genome:
- a CDS encoding alpha/beta fold hydrolase — translation MAAGTLEIVTDDVTLRALTWGDWTDATAPVAVCLHGFPDTANGWREVAPRLADAGWRVVAPFMRGYAPSSLSALDSYHVGALMDDALRVLDAAGPTGRDVIIGHDWGAMAATGLAAMPNSPFVKATIMSVPPSAAFRSRTGLADAGRLMARLPRQLRRSWYILFFQLPWLPERVAERVVPRLWRDWSPGYDGTDDVGQVLQAIGAPANWRAALGYYRAMVRNSRPPARYAELQRHWLQAPVLPTLYLHGSDDGCASADYTEWVRRVLPTGSSARVVEGGGHFLQLDQPDATAHHILEFIGSVHR, via the coding sequence GTGGCAGCGGGCACCCTGGAGATCGTCACCGACGATGTCACGCTGCGCGCGCTGACCTGGGGCGACTGGACCGACGCGACCGCCCCGGTCGCGGTCTGCCTGCACGGTTTCCCCGATACCGCCAACGGGTGGCGCGAGGTGGCGCCGCGGTTGGCCGACGCGGGTTGGCGGGTGGTCGCCCCGTTCATGCGCGGATACGCACCGTCCTCGCTGTCGGCACTGGACAGTTATCACGTCGGCGCGTTGATGGATGACGCGCTGCGGGTACTCGACGCCGCCGGACCGACCGGTCGCGATGTCATCATCGGCCACGACTGGGGTGCGATGGCGGCCACCGGTTTGGCAGCCATGCCGAACAGTCCGTTCGTGAAGGCGACCATCATGTCGGTACCGCCGTCGGCGGCGTTCCGGTCGCGCACCGGTCTCGCCGATGCCGGCCGGCTGATGGCGCGCCTACCCCGGCAGCTGCGCCGCAGCTGGTACATCCTGTTCTTCCAATTGCCTTGGCTGCCTGAGCGGGTCGCCGAGCGGGTGGTCCCGCGATTGTGGCGGGACTGGTCTCCGGGATACGACGGTACCGACGATGTCGGCCAGGTGCTGCAGGCCATCGGCGCGCCGGCCAACTGGCGGGCGGCGCTGGGTTACTACCGCGCGATGGTGCGCAACTCGAGGCCCCCGGCCCGCTATGCCGAACTACAGCGGCACTGGTTACAGGCACCGGTGCTGCCGACGTTGTATCTGCACGGCAGCGATGACGGTTGTGCCTCAGCCGATTACACCGAGTGGGTGCGTCGGGTGTTGCCGACGGGCAGCTCCGCGCGGGTGGTCGAGGGCGGCGGGCATTTTCTGCAGCTCGACCAGCCCGACGCCACCGCGCACCACATTCTGGAGTTCATCGGAAGTGTCCACCGATAG
- a CDS encoding MCE family protein, which yields MRARLVRTRILGSLLIVAAAATGCQWKGLNSVALPGVEGRGPGSYTVQAQMPDIDHLSPNSRVRVGDVTVGNVTGIERQGWHALVTMSLNGDVVLPANATAKLGQTSLLGSQHIELAAPPDPQGRLQAGAVIPLESSGAYPTTEQTLAAISLLLNGGGLGNVQDITAAFSQAFTGREADLRSLIEQLDRFIAYNNDQKGDIIAAAESLNSLVGQVAEQKPVVDRALQTLPEAVEVLKDQRDILAEALVQLGRFSALAADSTNQTRDALVAELKALGPTLESLANAGPALTRGLSFLTTYPFPKETITNWMRGDYANLTLVVDLTLSRMDQGLFTGTRWEGDLTELEMQWGRTIGQLPSPYTAVNPLVAPYRWDQGR from the coding sequence ATGAGGGCGCGGCTTGTGAGGACACGGATACTCGGTTCGCTGCTGATCGTCGCGGCGGCTGCCACCGGATGCCAGTGGAAGGGCCTGAATTCGGTGGCCCTACCCGGTGTGGAGGGACGTGGCCCCGGCTCGTACACCGTCCAGGCCCAGATGCCCGATATCGATCACCTCTCGCCGAACTCGCGGGTCCGGGTCGGTGATGTGACCGTCGGCAACGTCACCGGTATCGAACGACAGGGTTGGCACGCGCTGGTCACCATGAGCCTCAACGGTGACGTGGTGCTGCCGGCCAATGCGACCGCCAAACTCGGTCAGACCAGCCTGCTCGGATCCCAGCACATCGAGCTCGCAGCCCCACCGGATCCGCAGGGCCGGTTGCAGGCGGGCGCGGTGATACCGCTGGAATCCAGCGGCGCATACCCGACCACCGAGCAGACACTCGCCGCAATTTCCTTGCTGCTCAATGGCGGTGGGCTCGGCAACGTGCAGGACATCACCGCAGCCTTCAGTCAGGCGTTCACCGGCCGCGAGGCCGACCTGCGCAGTCTGATCGAGCAGCTGGACCGGTTCATCGCCTACAACAACGACCAGAAGGGCGATATCATCGCCGCCGCCGAGAGTCTGAACTCGCTGGTCGGTCAGGTCGCCGAGCAGAAACCGGTGGTGGACAGGGCATTGCAGACGCTGCCCGAGGCGGTCGAGGTGCTCAAGGATCAACGCGACATCCTCGCCGAGGCCCTGGTGCAGCTCGGCCGGTTCAGTGCGCTGGCCGCCGACTCGACCAACCAGACCCGCGACGCGCTCGTCGCAGAGCTGAAAGCCCTTGGGCCCACGCTGGAATCACTGGCCAATGCCGGTCCCGCGCTGACCAGGGGACTCAGCTTCCTCACCACCTACCCGTTCCCCAAGGAAACGATCACCAACTGGATGCGCGGCGACTACGCCAACCTCACCCTGGTCGTCGACCTGACCCTGAGCCGGATGGACCAGGGCCTGTTCACCGGGACCCGGTGGGAGGGCGACCTCACCGAGCTGGAGATGCAATGGGGTCGCACGATCGGGCAGCTGCCCAGTCCGTACACCGCGGTGAATCCCCTTGTGGCGCCGTATCGTTGGGATCAGGGGCGATGA
- a CDS encoding glucose 1-dehydrogenase, whose protein sequence is MSPNTTLFAGRTALITGSTAGLGVAIARAFAAAGADVIVTGRNAQRGASVVADIGARGGRASFVAADLAAGEGAVRDMVTAAGEVDILVNNAGIWSTPEPTERISEATLLESYRANVIAPFLLTGALAPGMVRRGHGAIVNIGSITGLIGGDKSALYNSTKAAVHSLTKSCAAEYGPVGVRVNAVAPGPIATERAAESADHVAPVLARIPSRRMSTPDEVAAAVLFLASDEAANIHGAVLSVDGGWAAT, encoded by the coding sequence ATGAGTCCGAACACTACGCTTTTCGCCGGTCGCACAGCATTGATCACCGGCTCCACCGCCGGTCTCGGGGTGGCCATCGCCCGCGCGTTTGCCGCGGCGGGCGCGGATGTCATCGTCACCGGTCGCAATGCGCAGCGCGGTGCCTCCGTCGTTGCCGATATCGGCGCGCGCGGGGGTCGGGCGAGCTTCGTCGCGGCCGATCTGGCGGCAGGCGAGGGCGCGGTGCGGGACATGGTCACCGCTGCGGGGGAGGTCGACATCCTGGTCAACAATGCCGGGATCTGGTCCACACCCGAGCCGACCGAACGGATCTCGGAGGCCACCCTGCTGGAGTCCTATCGGGCCAATGTCATCGCCCCGTTCCTGCTGACCGGCGCGCTGGCACCGGGGATGGTCCGGCGCGGCCACGGTGCGATCGTCAACATCGGATCCATCACCGGGTTGATCGGTGGTGACAAGTCGGCGCTGTACAACTCGACCAAGGCCGCCGTGCATTCGCTGACCAAATCGTGTGCGGCCGAGTACGGACCCGTGGGGGTGCGCGTCAATGCCGTCGCGCCGGGCCCGATCGCCACCGAACGTGCTGCCGAGTCCGCCGACCACGTTGCGCCCGTGCTCGCACGTATCCCGTCCCGACGGATGAGTACCCCGGACGAAGTCGCCGCGGCGGTGCTGTTCCTGGCCTCCGACGAGGCCGCCAACATCCACGGCGCGGTGCTCAGTGTGGACGGGGGATGGGCAGCAACGTGA
- a CDS encoding TetR/AcrR family transcriptional regulator codes for MDLQVQNLTRKGAATRQRIIEGAAAEIRDRGVVLTTLDDIMGRTATSKSQLFHYFPGGKEQLLLEVARHEAEQVLADQQPHLGALTSWAAWQRWRDTVVDRYRRQGPSCPLSTLMSEIGRSTPGAQAVTESLMRRWHDEITAGIRAMQSQDKVDVSVDAEQAAAALLAGVQGGVGILMATGDIGYLEAALDIGIRGLRSAR; via the coding sequence ATGGACCTGCAAGTCCAAAATCTGACCCGCAAGGGAGCCGCCACCCGGCAGCGCATCATCGAGGGTGCGGCCGCCGAGATCCGGGATCGCGGGGTGGTGCTGACCACCCTCGACGACATCATGGGTCGCACCGCGACATCGAAGAGCCAACTGTTCCACTACTTCCCCGGCGGCAAGGAGCAACTGCTGTTGGAGGTGGCCCGCCACGAGGCCGAACAGGTGCTCGCCGACCAACAACCCCACCTGGGTGCGTTGACCTCCTGGGCGGCCTGGCAGCGCTGGCGCGACACCGTGGTGGACCGCTACCGCCGCCAGGGCCCGAGTTGTCCACTGAGCACCCTGATGTCCGAGATCGGGCGCAGTACACCGGGAGCACAGGCGGTCACCGAGTCGTTGATGCGGCGCTGGCACGACGAGATCACCGCGGGTATCCGCGCGATGCAGAGCCAGGACAAGGTCGACGTGAGCGTGGACGCCGAACAAGCAGCCGCGGCATTGCTGGCCGGGGTGCAGGGTGGTGTCGGAATCCTGATGGCCACCGGCGATATCGGCTACCTGGAGGCCGCTCTCGACATCGGCATCCGGGGCCTGCGGAGTGCCCGATGA
- a CDS encoding DoxX family protein translates to MASDTALLVLRVVLGLTMAAHGYNKFFGGGRIPGTAGWFDSIGMKPGLFHARVAATTELAAGIGLALGLLTPIPAAGFVALMLVAAWTVHRHNGFFIVKEGWEYNLVLAVAAVAIAGIGPGRYSLDHLLFPGVGWLSGWGGLAIAAGLGLAGGIGQLVIFFRPPSPTSR, encoded by the coding sequence GTGGCTTCCGATACAGCGCTCCTCGTCCTGCGGGTCGTCCTCGGCCTGACCATGGCCGCCCACGGCTATAACAAGTTCTTCGGCGGCGGCCGGATCCCGGGTACCGCCGGCTGGTTCGACAGCATCGGCATGAAACCGGGCCTGTTCCACGCCCGGGTGGCCGCAACAACCGAACTCGCCGCGGGCATCGGTCTTGCGCTGGGCCTGTTGACCCCGATCCCGGCGGCCGGGTTTGTCGCGCTGATGCTCGTCGCGGCCTGGACCGTGCACCGGCACAACGGCTTCTTCATCGTCAAAGAAGGTTGGGAGTACAACCTGGTGCTCGCGGTCGCCGCAGTGGCCATCGCCGGCATCGGACCCGGACGCTACAGCCTCGACCATCTGTTGTTCCCGGGAGTCGGCTGGTTGTCGGGCTGGGGTGGCCTGGCCATCGCGGCCGGGCTCGGGTTGGCCGGCGGCATCGGCCAACTGGTCATCTTCTTCCGCCCGCCGAGCCCCACCTCTCGGTGA
- a CDS encoding MCE family protein produces MTSSSAPSRHNAVRITLALALVAILGAGVYLVVRTAETLNRVNVVAYFDSSNGIFVGDDVVILGVPVGRIEKIEPEPERVKISFWYDGSHKVPENVNAAILSPMLVTSRAIQLTPTYSEGPVLQDNAVIGQDRTVVPVEYDDVREQLHRITETLQPTEPGGVSELGAFINTAADNLRGQGADIRATLVKLSQAISAVGDHSTDVFATVKNLSILVSALQDSTDVMRALNQNLASVTGTLADNPTEVGNAVQDLSETVGLVQNFVADNRETLGTTSDKLAGVTTALNESLGDLKQFLHVAPTSFQNYINIYQPAQGAVSSVPVINNFANPISFLCGAVQAASRLNAEQSSKLCVQYLAPIVKNRQYNFLPIGQNLGVTASARPNELTWSEDWLRPDYIPPAGPPPPPAPVDPNGPAAPVPGPPLAAELAQPTNPAAGLPGLMVPTGPGS; encoded by the coding sequence GTGACGTCATCTTCGGCTCCGTCCCGGCACAACGCCGTCCGCATCACGCTGGCCCTCGCGCTCGTCGCGATCCTCGGCGCCGGTGTCTATCTCGTGGTGCGTACCGCCGAGACGCTCAACCGCGTCAATGTGGTGGCGTACTTCGACAGCAGCAACGGCATCTTCGTCGGCGACGATGTGGTCATCCTCGGTGTCCCGGTCGGCCGGATCGAGAAGATCGAGCCGGAACCGGAGCGGGTCAAGATCTCGTTCTGGTACGACGGCAGCCACAAGGTGCCCGAGAACGTCAACGCCGCCATCCTGTCGCCGATGCTGGTGACCTCACGAGCGATTCAGCTGACCCCGACCTATTCCGAGGGACCGGTTCTGCAGGACAACGCCGTCATCGGCCAGGACCGCACCGTGGTCCCCGTCGAATACGACGACGTCCGTGAGCAACTGCATCGCATCACCGAGACGCTGCAGCCCACCGAACCCGGCGGCGTCAGCGAGCTGGGGGCGTTCATCAACACCGCGGCGGACAATTTGCGCGGTCAGGGCGCCGATATCCGTGCCACCCTGGTCAAGCTGTCCCAGGCGATCTCGGCGGTCGGCGATCACAGCACCGATGTGTTCGCCACCGTGAAGAACCTGTCGATCCTGGTCTCGGCGCTGCAGGACAGCACCGATGTGATGCGCGCGCTCAACCAGAACCTGGCCTCGGTGACCGGTACGCTGGCCGACAATCCGACCGAGGTGGGCAATGCGGTCCAGGACCTGTCCGAGACGGTGGGGCTGGTACAGAATTTCGTGGCCGACAACCGCGAAACCCTCGGCACCACATCGGACAAGCTCGCCGGGGTGACCACGGCGCTGAACGAGAGCCTCGGCGACCTGAAACAGTTCCTGCACGTCGCGCCGACCAGCTTCCAGAACTACATCAACATCTACCAACCCGCTCAGGGTGCGGTGTCCAGCGTCCCGGTGATCAACAACTTCGCCAACCCGATCAGCTTCCTGTGCGGCGCGGTACAGGCCGCCTCACGGCTCAACGCCGAGCAGTCCTCCAAGCTCTGCGTGCAGTACCTGGCGCCGATCGTCAAGAACCGGCAGTACAACTTCCTGCCGATCGGCCAGAACCTCGGTGTCACCGCCTCGGCGCGGCCCAATGAGCTGACCTGGAGCGAGGATTGGCTGCGTCCGGATTACATCCCGCCCGCCGGTCCGCCGCCACCGCCCGCGCCGGTGGATCCGAACGGTCCGGCGGCGCCGGTGCCCGGCCCGCCGTTGGCCGCCGAACTCGCGCAGCCGACCAACCCGGCCGCCGGGCTGCCCGGACTGATGGTCCCGACAGGACCCGGCTCATGA
- a CDS encoding SPFH domain-containing protein, giving the protein MAVITRYPLIRHLRVAPTAHIRALRSGKVNHDGAGLAFWFRPLTAALSEIPLDDRELPLFFHARTADFQDVTVQATVTYRIVDPALAAARIDFAIDVDTGAWRAAPLEQVAGLLTESAQQHALDLLARTALTDALVDGITAVRERMSGGLTADPRLAETGIAVIGVRVVAIRPEPEVERALQTPTREKVQQDADKATFERRALAVERERAIGENELQTKIELARREEELVAQNGANDRLKTQESWAADAIATEAKARREVALAEAQAQAARLVGAAEADAEAARLAAYRDLDEATLIGLAVKELAANLPKVEHLVLTPDLLAPVLARLGATS; this is encoded by the coding sequence ATGGCCGTGATCACCCGATACCCACTGATCCGTCACCTGCGGGTGGCACCGACCGCACACATCCGCGCACTGCGGTCCGGGAAGGTCAACCACGACGGGGCCGGATTGGCGTTCTGGTTCCGCCCGCTCACCGCGGCCCTGTCGGAGATTCCATTGGACGACCGCGAACTGCCGTTGTTCTTCCATGCCCGCACCGCCGATTTCCAGGACGTCACCGTGCAGGCGACGGTCACGTACCGCATCGTCGATCCCGCATTGGCCGCCGCCCGTATCGATTTCGCCATCGACGTCGACACCGGAGCGTGGCGAGCGGCACCGCTGGAGCAGGTGGCCGGCCTGTTGACCGAATCGGCACAGCAGCACGCGTTGGATCTGCTGGCACGCACCGCGCTGACCGATGCACTGGTAGACGGGATCACCGCGGTCCGGGAGCGGATGAGCGGCGGGCTCACCGCCGATCCGCGCCTGGCCGAAACCGGCATCGCCGTGATCGGCGTTCGGGTGGTGGCCATCCGGCCCGAACCCGAGGTCGAGCGTGCCCTGCAGACGCCGACGCGCGAAAAGGTGCAGCAGGATGCCGACAAGGCGACCTTCGAGCGGCGCGCGCTGGCCGTGGAACGCGAGCGCGCCATCGGTGAGAACGAGTTGCAGACCAAGATCGAACTCGCCCGTCGCGAAGAGGAGTTGGTGGCTCAGAACGGTGCCAATGACCGGCTGAAGACCCAGGAGTCCTGGGCCGCCGACGCCATCGCCACCGAGGCCAAGGCGCGACGCGAGGTAGCGCTGGCCGAAGCGCAGGCACAGGCCGCGCGGTTGGTCGGCGCGGCGGAAGCCGATGCCGAGGCCGCGCGGCTGGCGGCCTACCGCGACCTGGACGAGGCGACGCTGATCGGATTGGCCGTCAAGGAGTTGGCGGCGAATCTGCCCAAGGTGGAGCACCTGGTGTTGACACCGGATCTGCTGGCGCCGGTGCTGGCGAGACTGGGGGCGACGTCATGA
- a CDS encoding WS/DGAT domain-containing protein — MSTDRLTAVDAQMFWMSAKIPNDTFLLYAFDGVPDDLDTAVDELIANARASVDLSRRVHDESRLQYPQWVPAEVNRDRLTTYPPGDWAACLSAVVALVDHQLDARVMPWRIHLFIDITDVPGVTGPATVAVLQITHALGGGGRTCAPAAVMFGRRAVVESIRPRYGHPALLVWRSIEAAKAHRELLRDTEAGRVPAPAPPRPPLRTNATPAGLRSMRTLVFDRAELAGATVTVAALSAISAALDDHLSALGEDTSRLGAEVTMTKPGPRRAYNHFGTVGVGLHPDLAVPQRRAAIAGELADRRARAAHPAMRASDRAFAATPAPLLRWGVSQFDPAVRAAAVTGNTVVSSVNCGPADFAFGGRPVRLAAAFPGLSPMVGLTHCVTGVGDTIAISVFAAESAVGDVDEYLERLGSAFS, encoded by the coding sequence GTGTCCACCGATAGGTTGACCGCGGTCGACGCCCAGATGTTCTGGATGTCGGCCAAGATCCCCAACGACACGTTCCTGCTCTACGCCTTCGACGGTGTGCCCGATGACCTTGACACGGCCGTCGACGAGTTGATCGCCAACGCGCGCGCCTCCGTCGATCTGTCGCGCCGTGTGCACGACGAATCTCGGCTGCAGTACCCGCAATGGGTTCCTGCCGAGGTAAATCGGGACCGGTTGACCACTTATCCACCCGGCGATTGGGCCGCCTGCCTTTCGGCCGTGGTGGCTTTGGTCGACCATCAACTCGATGCGCGGGTGATGCCCTGGCGCATCCACCTTTTCATCGATATCACCGATGTCCCAGGTGTCACAGGACCGGCAACCGTTGCGGTACTGCAGATCACCCACGCCCTCGGCGGTGGCGGGCGGACCTGCGCACCCGCGGCGGTGATGTTCGGCAGGCGCGCCGTCGTGGAATCGATCCGACCCAGGTATGGTCACCCGGCGCTGCTGGTGTGGCGCAGCATCGAGGCGGCCAAGGCGCACCGAGAGTTGCTGCGCGACACCGAGGCTGGGCGCGTACCGGCCCCGGCGCCGCCGAGGCCCCCGCTGCGCACCAACGCCACTCCGGCCGGCCTGCGCAGCATGCGCACACTGGTGTTCGACCGCGCCGAGCTCGCCGGTGCGACGGTGACCGTCGCCGCGCTGTCGGCCATCTCGGCGGCGCTGGACGATCACTTGTCCGCGCTCGGGGAGGACACATCCAGGCTCGGCGCCGAGGTCACGATGACCAAACCGGGCCCGCGCCGTGCCTACAACCATTTCGGCACGGTCGGCGTCGGCCTGCATCCCGATCTTGCTGTGCCCCAACGCCGTGCGGCGATTGCCGGCGAACTCGCCGACCGTCGCGCCCGTGCCGCGCATCCGGCGATGCGTGCCTCCGATCGTGCCTTCGCGGCCACCCCGGCGCCGCTGCTGCGATGGGGTGTGAGCCAGTTCGATCCGGCGGTGCGGGCGGCGGCGGTGACCGGGAACACCGTGGTCTCCAGTGTCAATTGTGGCCCCGCGGATTTCGCCTTCGGCGGGAGGCCGGTGCGGCTGGCGGCGGCGTTCCCGGGGCTGTCACCGATGGTCGGGCTGACCCACTGTGTGACCGGTGTCGGCGACACCATCGCGATCAGTGTGTTCGCCGCCGAGTCGGCGGTCGGTGACGTCGACGAATACCTGGAGCGGCTGGGATCCGCTTTCTCGTAG
- a CDS encoding Mce protein: protein MADDAATPTGAVSESAAETAAKSEDAESAEGADEGMASEVSEDTESAEDFDEAEKAATADSGSHLRLATIVGLVVVLALAGLVGWLGFRTYESQKLEAKRELFLQVGRQGAINLTTIDWEHAESDVQRILDSATGSFYDDFEQRAAPFVDVVKQAQSKSVGSVTEAGLESDTDTEARVLVAVTVQTSNAGAAEQQPRLWRMRVTVQDVGDDQVKVSNVEFVP, encoded by the coding sequence ATGGCAGACGATGCTGCTACCCCCACCGGGGCGGTGAGCGAGTCCGCAGCAGAGACCGCAGCGAAGTCCGAGGATGCCGAGTCGGCAGAGGGTGCCGACGAGGGTATGGCTTCGGAGGTCTCCGAAGACACCGAGAGTGCTGAAGACTTCGACGAGGCCGAGAAGGCCGCGACGGCCGACAGCGGATCGCACCTGCGGTTGGCCACCATCGTCGGACTCGTCGTGGTGCTCGCCCTCGCCGGCCTGGTCGGCTGGCTGGGGTTCCGGACCTACGAGTCCCAGAAGCTCGAGGCCAAGCGTGAGCTGTTCCTCCAGGTCGGCAGGCAGGGGGCGATCAACCTGACCACCATCGACTGGGAACATGCCGAGAGTGATGTCCAGCGCATCCTCGATTCGGCGACGGGCTCTTTCTACGATGATTTCGAACAGCGTGCCGCGCCGTTCGTCGACGTCGTCAAGCAGGCACAGTCGAAATCGGTGGGTTCGGTCACCGAGGCCGGGCTGGAGTCCGACACCGATACCGAGGCGCGCGTGCTGGTCGCGGTGACCGTGCAGACCTCCAATGCCGGTGCTGCCGAACAACAACCCCGACTGTGGCGGATGCGCGTGACCGTGCAGGACGTCGGCGATGACCAGGTGAAGGTGTCCAACGTGGAGTTCGTGCCGTGA
- a CDS encoding MlaD family protein, with protein sequence MVLTRKILIQVAVFIAISIVAIGIMAFSYMRLPNLLFGVGHYRVTLELPETGGLYERSNVTYRGSQVGRVEKVGLTERGTVEAVLSLESGVAIPADLDAAVHSQTAVGELFVELLPRTSGGPDLRDGDVIPLDRTTVPMDVNTLLDATNRGLQAIPGDNLRTAVDEAYLAVGGLGPDLNRLVKGSTALAIDARANLDPLTALIDQSKPVLDSQTDTAGSIRAWASNLATVTAELRDHDGAVRSILQQGPGAAEEVRALLDRLQPTLPIVLANLVNINEVAIAYQPALEQLLVLLPQGTATTQATGTANRNTKQDYKGAYLNFNLNLNLPPACTTGFLPAQQQRVAALEDYPDRPAGDLYCRIPQDSPNNVRGARNLPCITVPGKRAPTVAMCESDETYVPLNDGNNWKGDPNATLSGQAVPQLRPGQQPAETVPAPAPEPPAVAAAEYDPASGTYVGPDGKVYTQSNLGRTANEEQTWQTMLLPPPGR encoded by the coding sequence ATGGTGCTGACCAGGAAAATCCTGATACAGGTGGCGGTCTTCATCGCCATCTCCATCGTCGCCATCGGCATCATGGCCTTCAGCTATATGCGGCTGCCCAATCTGCTGTTCGGCGTCGGGCACTACCGCGTCACCCTGGAGCTACCCGAGACCGGTGGACTCTACGAACGCAGCAATGTCACCTACCGCGGCTCGCAGGTGGGTCGGGTCGAGAAGGTCGGCCTGACCGAACGCGGCACCGTCGAGGCAGTGTTGTCCCTGGAGTCCGGCGTGGCCATCCCGGCGGATCTGGATGCGGCCGTCCACAGTCAGACGGCCGTCGGCGAATTGTTCGTCGAACTGTTGCCGCGCACCTCCGGGGGACCGGATCTGCGTGACGGTGATGTCATCCCATTGGACCGGACGACGGTGCCGATGGACGTCAACACCCTGCTCGATGCCACCAACCGTGGGCTGCAGGCGATCCCCGGTGACAACCTGCGTACCGCCGTCGACGAGGCGTACCTGGCCGTCGGCGGGCTGGGACCCGATCTCAACCGCCTGGTCAAGGGTTCCACCGCGTTGGCCATCGACGCGCGCGCCAACCTGGATCCACTGACCGCGTTGATCGATCAGTCCAAGCCCGTGCTGGACAGCCAGACCGATACCGCAGGCTCGATCAGGGCGTGGGCATCCAATCTGGCCACCGTCACCGCCGAACTGCGCGATCACGACGGAGCGGTGCGGTCGATCCTGCAGCAAGGACCCGGCGCGGCCGAGGAGGTGCGCGCGCTGCTCGACCGGTTGCAGCCGACGCTGCCGATCGTGCTGGCCAACCTGGTCAATATCAACGAGGTGGCCATCGCCTACCAGCCCGCGCTGGAGCAGCTGCTGGTGCTGCTGCCGCAGGGCACCGCCACCACCCAGGCGACCGGTACCGCCAACCGCAACACCAAGCAGGACTACAAGGGCGCGTACCTGAACTTCAACCTGAACCTGAACCTGCCACCGGCGTGCACCACCGGCTTCCTGCCTGCTCAACAGCAGCGGGTCGCGGCGCTGGAGGATTATCCCGACCGGCCGGCCGGCGATCTCTACTGCCGCATCCCGCAGGATTCGCCGAACAACGTCCGTGGCGCCCGCAACCTGCCGTGTATCACCGTCCCGGGCAAGCGGGCGCCCACCGTGGCGATGTGCGAGAGTGACGAGACCTACGTCCCGCTCAACGACGGCAACAACTGGAAGGGCGACCCGAACGCCACCCTGTCCGGCCAGGCCGTTCCCCAACTGCGTCCGGGCCAGCAACCGGCGGAAACGGTACCGGCGCCGGCACCGGAACCGCCCGCCGTCGCGGCCGCCGAATACGATCCGGCAAGCGGCACGTACGTTGGACCGGACGGCAAGGTGTACACACAGTCCAATCTGGGTCGCACCGCGAACGAGGAGCAAACATGGCAGACGATGCTGCTACCCCCACCGGGGCGGTGA
- a CDS encoding RidA family protein produces the protein MTDIVRASPEIGYLSPQSFAELGISQTVVAGGTVYVSGIAPLTPEFDVVSPDLDVQLRFVLDVLDRSLIAAGTDRTRLVAWTIYARDLTALSGCLPILRDWVGEHRPTSTWIGAAGFIHPAQLIELTATAVI, from the coding sequence ATGACCGATATCGTGCGGGCGTCACCGGAAATCGGCTACCTGAGCCCGCAGTCGTTCGCCGAACTCGGCATCTCGCAGACCGTCGTCGCCGGTGGCACGGTGTATGTGTCCGGTATCGCACCGCTGACGCCCGAATTCGACGTGGTCAGTCCGGATCTCGACGTGCAGTTGCGTTTCGTGCTCGACGTGCTCGATCGCTCACTCATCGCCGCGGGCACCGACCGGACCCGGCTGGTCGCCTGGACCATCTATGCCCGCGACCTGACTGCGCTGTCGGGTTGTCTTCCCATACTGCGTGATTGGGTCGGGGAACACCGTCCCACCAGCACCTGGATCGGCGCGGCCGGGTTCATCCACCCCGCACAGCTGATCGAACTGACCGCCACCGCCGTGATCTGA